In Nitrosarchaeum koreense MY1, one genomic interval encodes:
- a CDS encoding ammonium transporter: MPIDTGDTAWMLVAGSLVLLMIPALGLFESGLLRKKNAVSVFMQIFFGLALLSVMWFVFGFSLSFGPDESGGFIGNMDWVFLKGVPWDEALDYAPTIPGVLFVKFQLMFAAITPLLLTGTIAERMKFSSFIIFIASWSILIYYPLVHWVWGGGWLAELGVVDFAGGIVIHTSVGMGALAAAIVLGRRRFFGPAIEIPHSIPLAVVGSSLLWLGWFGFNAGSALASGSLAGNTVIVTHMASSVSALIWVGLSWMRTGKPSVVAAVNGAIAGLAGITPASGFVSVEHSFVIGIAIGIASYSGIIIFKEKLKIDDALDVSSVHGVAGIIGSLSIGLFASKLVNPAGPNGLLFGNPDQLGIQAIGVGVAAVLGFCGTWIIMKILDFLIGVRVSPEVEDAGLDISEHAERAYADEEEFKLDMDTYVDDLEDKKEFFFNKKNK, encoded by the coding sequence ATGCCAATAGATACAGGTGATACCGCATGGATGCTTGTAGCTGGAAGTTTAGTTCTTTTAATGATACCTGCCCTTGGACTTTTTGAATCAGGATTATTGAGAAAGAAAAATGCTGTATCTGTTTTTATGCAAATCTTCTTTGGATTAGCTTTACTTAGTGTAATGTGGTTTGTTTTTGGATTTAGTTTATCATTTGGCCCTGATGAATCAGGCGGATTTATTGGAAATATGGATTGGGTATTTCTAAAAGGAGTTCCATGGGATGAAGCACTTGATTATGCACCAACTATTCCAGGCGTATTGTTTGTAAAATTCCAATTGATGTTTGCTGCAATTACACCATTACTTCTAACTGGTACTATTGCAGAAAGAATGAAATTTAGCTCATTTATCATCTTCATAGCTTCTTGGTCTATTCTGATCTACTATCCACTTGTTCATTGGGTATGGGGAGGTGGTTGGTTAGCAGAACTTGGTGTTGTTGATTTTGCAGGCGGAATAGTTATTCATACAAGTGTTGGAATGGGTGCACTAGCTGCAGCTATAGTACTTGGTCGTAGAAGATTCTTTGGTCCTGCAATTGAAATTCCTCATAGTATACCTTTGGCGGTAGTGGGCTCATCACTCCTTTGGTTAGGTTGGTTTGGATTTAATGCAGGTAGTGCATTAGCTTCTGGTTCTCTAGCAGGTAATACTGTTATTGTAACTCACATGGCATCTTCTGTATCTGCACTAATTTGGGTTGGATTATCGTGGATGAGAACAGGTAAACCTTCTGTTGTTGCAGCAGTTAATGGAGCTATTGCAGGTCTTGCAGGAATTACACCTGCATCAGGATTTGTAAGTGTAGAACATTCTTTCGTTATTGGTATAGCAATTGGTATTGCATCCTATTCTGGAATTATAATCTTCAAAGAGAAACTAAAGATAGATGATGCATTAGACGTTAGTTCAGTTCACGGTGTTGCAGGAATTATTGGTTCTCTTTCAATTGGACTCTTTGCTAGTAAATTAGTTAATCCAGCCGGACCAAATGGACTGCTATTTGGAAATCCTGATCAATTAGGAATTCAAGCAATAGGAGTTGGTGTAGCAGCAGTTCTTGGTTTTTGTGGAACATGGATAATTATGAAAATTTTGGATTTCTTAATAGGAGTTAGAGTATCGCCAGAAGTTGAAGATGCTGGATTAGATATTAGTGAACATGCAGAACGGGCATATGCAGATGAGGAAGAATTCAAGTTAGATATGGATACATATGTAGATGATTTAGAAGACAAAAAAGAATTTTTCTTTAATAAAAAAAATAAATAA
- a CDS encoding ATP/GTP-binding protein codes for MKTIFVTGTAGAGKSLLTSKLYDYYTKNGIFASVLNLDPGVRDLPYTCDVDVRDYVDIIDIMQQYELGPNGAVVMANDLIASKIDEIQEQIGKVNPDYLIVDTPGQIELFAYRSSGRFVTENILSEEKMNIFLFDGALITTPVNFVSIALLATSIRLRLNLPTINIITKTDLIGSKLKDILEWSGNLKVLENAIAKEADGETYSLTTNILRGLNLGGFAQGLIPFSNVTGEGLINLEGALSRILNLGEEVED; via the coding sequence TTGAAAACAATTTTTGTAACGGGAACAGCTGGAGCTGGAAAATCTCTTTTAACATCAAAGCTATATGATTATTACACGAAAAATGGCATATTTGCTTCTGTATTGAATTTGGATCCAGGTGTGAGAGATTTACCATATACATGTGATGTTGATGTTAGAGATTATGTCGACATTATAGACATAATGCAACAATATGAGCTAGGTCCAAATGGTGCTGTAGTTATGGCAAACGATCTGATTGCATCCAAAATTGATGAGATCCAAGAACAGATTGGCAAAGTAAATCCTGATTATCTAATTGTAGATACTCCAGGTCAAATTGAGTTGTTTGCATATCGTTCTAGTGGTCGCTTTGTTACAGAAAATATCTTGTCTGAAGAAAAAATGAACATATTTCTTTTTGATGGTGCACTAATTACCACTCCAGTAAACTTTGTATCAATTGCACTTCTTGCAACATCAATAAGATTACGATTAAACTTGCCAACAATTAACATCATTACAAAAACAGATCTAATAGGCTCTAAACTAAAAGATATTCTTGAATGGTCAGGTAATCTGAAAGTATTAGAAAACGCTATTGCTAAAGAGGCAGATGGAGAGACATATAGTTTAACTACAAATATTCTTAGAGGTCTAAATCTCGGGGGATTTGCCCAAGGATTAATTCCTTTTTCTAATGTCACTGGAGAGGGATTGATAAATCTAGAGGGAGCATTAAGCAGAATTCTTAACTTGGGCGAAGAGGTAGAAGATTAG
- a CDS encoding SDR family NAD(P)-dependent oxidoreductase: protein MKLSGKVAIVTGGSRGIGFATAKIFVENGAKVVITAKDSKRLEKATSQLANTIGIVADIRNENDVKKVVEQTIKKFGKLDILINNAGIFPKIKQLHEINESEWNEILDVNLTGQFRFTKEAIPHLRKTAGSIINISSDAGLKAYQGFNADAYSASKAGIIILTKCWALEYAKDKIRVNCICPGVVDTDMTKPFLKTQKDREFMDNEHPIGRIGKPEEVAKAILYFASDDAAWTTGAILAVDGGESIK from the coding sequence TTGAAATTATCTGGAAAAGTTGCTATTGTTACTGGCGGAAGTAGAGGTATTGGTTTTGCTACTGCAAAAATTTTTGTGGAAAATGGTGCAAAAGTAGTGATAACAGCAAAGGATTCAAAACGATTAGAAAAAGCTACTAGTCAACTTGCAAATACAATAGGAATAGTAGCAGATATTAGAAATGAAAATGATGTCAAAAAAGTTGTAGAGCAAACAATTAAAAAATTTGGCAAGTTAGATATTTTGATAAATAATGCAGGAATATTCCCAAAAATAAAACAGTTGCATGAAATTAATGAATCAGAGTGGAATGAAATATTAGATGTGAATCTCACAGGACAGTTTAGATTTACAAAAGAAGCTATACCTCATTTACGAAAAACAGCAGGATCAATAATTAATATTTCATCTGATGCAGGATTAAAAGCCTACCAAGGATTTAATGCTGATGCATATTCAGCATCAAAAGCTGGAATAATTATTCTTACAAAATGTTGGGCATTAGAGTATGCAAAAGACAAAATTCGAGTTAATTGTATTTGTCCTGGTGTTGTAGATACTGATATGACAAAACCATTTTTAAAAACTCAAAAAGATAGAGAGTTTATGGATAACGAGCACCCGATAGGTAGAATAGGTAAGCCAGAAGAAGTAGCTAAAGCAATTTTATATTTTGCGTCTGATGATGCTGCATGGACAACAGGCGCAATTCTTGCAGTTGACGGTGGAGAATCAATCAAATAA
- a CDS encoding Snf7 family protein, whose translation MSNLQNKWNRQQKPGITDKISDAINPKGALKPKIQNGIKKLQAQIAKLDSMLVKLNERDSKLFKRIVEATQSHDVNTSRVLSKELVEVRKTTKILSNARIALEQIELRLTTYHDLGDTVVTIMPTIGLMKNLKSSLVKFMPSADKEITQMAQMLGGFMTDSFSSDATFGMDETTSSESEKILQEAAAVAESSVGTRLPSTPTNTMASKSNFY comes from the coding sequence TTGTCAAACTTACAAAATAAATGGAATAGGCAACAAAAACCTGGAATTACAGATAAAATTAGTGATGCCATTAATCCTAAAGGAGCTTTAAAACCAAAAATTCAAAACGGAATTAAAAAATTACAAGCACAAATTGCCAAACTTGATTCAATGCTTGTCAAATTAAATGAAAGAGATAGTAAACTTTTCAAAAGAATTGTTGAAGCAACTCAATCACATGATGTGAATACTAGTAGAGTTTTATCAAAAGAATTAGTTGAGGTAAGAAAAACTACAAAAATTCTAAGCAATGCCAGAATAGCATTAGAACAAATCGAATTAAGATTAACAACTTATCATGATCTTGGCGACACAGTAGTTACTATCATGCCTACAATAGGTTTGATGAAAAATCTAAAATCTTCTCTTGTAAAATTCATGCCAAGTGCTGATAAAGAAATCACCCAGATGGCTCAAATGTTAGGTGGATTTATGACAGATAGTTTTTCAAGTGATGCTACATTTGGAATGGATGAAACAACTAGTTCTGAATCTGAAAAAATTCTACAAGAAGCTGCAGCAGTAGCTGAAAGTTCTGTTGGAACTAGATTGCCTTCAACACCTACAAATACTATGGCTTCAAAAAGTAATTTCTATTAA
- a CDS encoding 3'(2'),5'-bisphosphate nucleotidase CysQ family protein, with amino-acid sequence MKNIPILDKMPELDVAIEAAYEAGNSILEIYKSKYETFTKSDDSPITEADLKSNEIIKTILSKTNHKILSEEDKDDQKRLSEEIIWIVDPLDGTSDFIDKTGEFTVMIALIKNKKPIIGVIGWPTEKTIFAAQKGCGAFKFSEGKWKEISVTKISELSKCKAVGSRHHLSEKEKMFIKKLGIKNFTSIGSSLKVGKISSGEAEAYITTTDKMKEWDSAASYCLISEAGGKMTDMSGNDITYNNKIVNHKNGILVTNGIIHDQIVKEFKKLN; translated from the coding sequence TTGAAAAACATTCCAATTTTAGATAAAATGCCAGAATTAGATGTGGCTATCGAAGCTGCATATGAAGCTGGAAATTCAATTTTAGAGATATACAAAAGCAAATATGAAACATTCACAAAAAGTGATGACTCGCCGATTACCGAAGCCGATTTAAAAAGTAATGAGATCATTAAGACTATTTTATCAAAAACTAATCATAAAATTTTATCAGAGGAAGATAAAGATGATCAAAAACGATTATCAGAAGAAATCATTTGGATAGTTGATCCTCTTGATGGTACATCTGATTTCATAGATAAAACTGGAGAATTTACAGTTATGATTGCATTAATTAAAAATAAAAAACCAATTATTGGCGTTATAGGATGGCCAACAGAAAAAACAATTTTTGCAGCACAAAAAGGATGTGGTGCTTTTAAATTTTCAGAAGGCAAGTGGAAGGAAATATCAGTTACTAAAATATCAGAACTCTCAAAATGCAAAGCAGTTGGTTCAAGACATCATCTTTCAGAAAAAGAAAAAATGTTTATCAAAAAATTAGGAATTAAAAACTTCACTAGTATTGGAAGCTCGTTAAAAGTAGGAAAAATTAGTTCTGGAGAAGCTGAAGCATACATAACTACAACCGATAAAATGAAAGAATGGGATTCAGCTGCATCTTATTGTTTAATTTCTGAAGCAGGTGGAAAAATGACTGACATGTCAGGAAATGACATTACATATAATAACAAAATTGTTAATCATAAAAATGGAATTTTAGTAACTAATGGAATAATTCATGATCAAATTGTTAAAGAATTTAAAAAACTAAATTAG
- a CDS encoding helix-turn-helix transcriptional regulator, whose translation MNPELELTPIEESIREDGMLFVRTDSILETMVKMPLIVAGLIIAIIVMPIQTSFSSTRTLELIIYSDGSTHISRQIDVDPLEPDFELDLFGQSIDNFVAIGDTGFLLSEEIIGNKAIIDKFGSASITIDYDVHDLISKEGRVWTFSFNSPSDYTLLMPKNSVIVGMSGLPTNMEIVDDQPKLELSAGLSEINYIFSSVNPTPNPTIPNESSFSSFTAAIIAGPIIAAITATVIILKRKQSKSSTFITQSEPIPEKQSESTLVDTETIFNFRPEMREDDKEIIKFISDNGGQALESELRKKFLQPRTTMWRAVKRLERLGVIEIDKKDLQNLVKLKKELEEEK comes from the coding sequence ATGAACCCAGAATTGGAGCTGACTCCCATAGAAGAGTCTATTCGAGAAGATGGAATGCTTTTTGTAAGGACTGATAGTATCCTCGAAACAATGGTTAAGATGCCTTTGATAGTTGCTGGCTTAATTATTGCTATAATCGTGATGCCTATTCAGACCTCATTCAGCTCTACTCGAACTCTTGAACTTATCATTTATTCAGATGGTTCTACACATATATCAAGACAAATAGATGTAGATCCATTAGAGCCTGACTTTGAGCTTGATCTATTTGGTCAATCAATAGATAATTTTGTTGCAATAGGTGATACTGGATTTTTACTATCCGAAGAAATAATCGGTAATAAAGCAATCATAGACAAATTTGGATCTGCAAGTATAACAATTGATTATGATGTTCATGATTTAATTTCCAAAGAGGGTCGAGTTTGGACATTCTCATTTAATTCCCCATCTGATTACACTTTACTAATGCCAAAAAATTCTGTTATAGTTGGAATGAGTGGTTTACCAACCAATATGGAAATAGTAGATGACCAACCAAAACTTGAACTTTCTGCAGGATTATCAGAAATAAACTATATCTTTTCATCCGTAAATCCTACTCCAAATCCAACAATTCCAAATGAATCATCATTTAGTTCTTTTACAGCTGCAATTATTGCCGGTCCAATTATAGCAGCAATTACTGCCACAGTAATTATCCTAAAAAGAAAACAATCAAAATCTTCTACATTCATAACACAATCAGAACCTATTCCTGAAAAACAATCAGAATCTACACTTGTTGATACAGAAACTATATTCAATTTTAGACCTGAAATGCGAGAAGATGATAAAGAAATTATAAAATTCATTTCTGATAATGGAGGTCAGGCATTGGAAAGTGAATTAAGAAAGAAATTTCTTCAACCAAGAACTACTATGTGGAGAGCTGTAAAAAGATTAGAACGATTAGGTGTCATTGAAATTGATAAAAAAGATTTACAAAATTTAGTAAAACTGAAAAAAGAATTGGAGGAAGAAAAATGA
- a CDS encoding transcription initiation factor IIB, which translates to MTKSVGSGVRCQRCNKGVFLTDSNTGEMFCSKCGFVATDRIEQEGPEWRAFSKDEGDNRTRTGTPTSLAMHDMGLATIINPVNKDATGKPLSASMKSTIERLRTWDNRSQVHEPADRNFRQAFSELDRLKTKLALSDAVIEKTAYIYRKALDKGLVRGRSIPGLIAASLYAACRNTETPRTLTDVSNGINIKRKDIARCYRLLLRELDLKMPVVNPIKCVSRISSIAGLSEKTKRKAVEILDQAAKIELSAGKDPMGLAAAALYLSCVINGENKTQKDIAVSAGVTEVTIRNRYKGLKEALEL; encoded by the coding sequence ATGACTAAAAGTGTTGGTTCTGGAGTCAGATGTCAACGTTGTAACAAGGGAGTTTTTTTAACAGATTCTAATACAGGTGAAATGTTTTGCTCAAAATGTGGCTTTGTTGCTACAGATAGAATTGAGCAAGAAGGACCTGAATGGAGAGCTTTTTCCAAAGATGAAGGAGATAACAGAACTAGAACAGGTACACCTACTTCTTTGGCTATGCACGATATGGGTCTTGCAACAATCATTAATCCTGTAAATAAAGATGCTACAGGAAAACCACTTTCTGCTTCTATGAAGAGTACTATTGAAAGACTTAGGACATGGGATAATAGAAGTCAGGTTCATGAGCCAGCTGATAGAAATTTCAGACAAGCATTTAGCGAATTAGATAGATTAAAAACAAAACTTGCATTATCTGATGCTGTTATTGAAAAAACTGCATATATTTACAGAAAAGCTCTAGACAAAGGTCTAGTTAGAGGACGTTCAATTCCAGGTCTAATAGCAGCATCTCTTTATGCAGCATGTAGAAATACAGAAACTCCTAGAACACTAACTGATGTTTCAAACGGAATTAATATCAAAAGAAAAGATATTGCAAGATGTTATAGATTATTGCTAAGAGAATTAGATTTGAAAATGCCAGTTGTAAATCCTATTAAATGTGTATCAAGAATATCTAGCATTGCAGGTTTGTCTGAAAAAACAAAAAGAAAAGCAGTTGAAATTTTAGATCAAGCTGCAAAAATTGAACTTTCTGCAGGAAAAGATCCGATGGGATTAGCTGCTGCTGCATTGTATTTGTCCTGTGTCATAAATGGTGAAAATAAAACTCAAAAAGATATTGCAGTTTCTGCAGGTGTAACAGAGGTAACAATCAGAAATAGATATAAAGGTTTGAAAGAAGCGTTGGAGTTATAA
- a CDS encoding 7-carboxy-7-deazaguanine synthase QueE has protein sequence MKVRLFEIFTSVEGEGILYGTKTLFVRLAGCPFTCFYCDTKESLPLDSGNEYSIEEACRLIDSNLKNQTYKVNFTGGDPLIQHNAVAELAKYIQTKKIPTYLESSCFDSDRFNHVLPFFDIIKIEFKTKDSDFVDSKHYERLIENAMKCLKLSVASKKTTYIKIVVSSKTKLDDFKDLVNKIFQNISKHDVDGFIIQPTYGIAEPSLELLLNLYDVVYPYYIDVKVVPQLHKFIGAP, from the coding sequence TTGAAAGTTAGATTATTTGAAATATTTACGTCAGTTGAAGGAGAAGGAATTCTTTATGGTACAAAAACACTTTTTGTTCGATTAGCTGGTTGTCCATTTACTTGTTTTTATTGTGATACAAAAGAATCTCTTCCATTAGATTCAGGTAATGAATATTCAATTGAGGAAGCATGCAGATTAATTGATTCTAATCTTAAAAATCAAACATATAAAGTAAATTTTACAGGAGGTGATCCATTAATTCAACATAATGCAGTAGCTGAACTTGCAAAATATATTCAAACTAAAAAAATCCCAACATATCTAGAATCATCATGTTTTGATTCTGATAGATTTAACCATGTATTGCCGTTTTTTGACATTATTAAAATAGAATTTAAAACTAAAGATTCAGATTTTGTAGATTCTAAACACTATGAAAGATTAATTGAAAATGCAATGAAGTGTCTTAAATTATCTGTAGCATCTAAAAAAACTACATATATCAAAATAGTTGTAAGCTCTAAAACTAAATTAGATGATTTTAAAGATTTAGTTAATAAAATATTTCAAAATATTTCAAAACATGATGTTGATGGATTTATCATACAACCTACATATGGTATTGCAGAACCTTCTTTGGAATTATTACTAAACTTGTATGATGTAGTTTATCCATATTATATTGATGTAAAAGTTGTACCACAGCTTCACAAATTTATTGGAGCACCATAA
- a CDS encoding 7-cyano-7-deazaguanine synthase: MKKAVIVFSGGVDSVCVASYLKSKYELYGITFSYGQKANREINAARTFAKKFGLKQHKIIDIGFMKELYGDSNVLTSSKRKIPSKFDYSIVVPIRNAVFLSIASAWAFTLNASFVAYGAHIDDNHYPDCRPIFAKKLESAFNQGEIDGINLGLRKSIKIWSPYKEGLSKSDLIQNGMKTLGDSIFKTWSCYSSKNNHCGICESCNNRKTAFQKAGIIDKTKYLK; the protein is encoded by the coding sequence ATGAAAAAAGCTGTTATTGTATTTAGTGGTGGAGTAGATTCAGTTTGTGTAGCTAGTTATTTAAAATCAAAGTATGAACTTTATGGAATTACATTTTCATATGGTCAAAAAGCTAATAGAGAGATTAATGCTGCAAGGACTTTTGCTAAAAAATTTGGATTAAAACAACATAAAATTATTGATATTGGTTTTATGAAAGAATTGTATGGAGATTCTAATGTTTTAACTAGTTCGAAAAGGAAAATTCCAAGTAAGTTTGATTATTCTATTGTTGTTCCAATTAGAAATGCAGTCTTTCTCTCAATAGCTTCTGCATGGGCGTTTACTCTAAATGCATCATTTGTGGCATACGGTGCACATATTGATGATAATCATTATCCTGATTGCAGACCAATATTTGCCAAAAAATTAGAGTCTGCATTTAATCAAGGAGAAATTGATGGAATAAACTTGGGACTACGAAAAAGTATCAAAATATGGTCACCATACAAAGAAGGTCTTTCAAAAAGTGATTTAATACAAAACGGCATGAAAACTTTGGGAGATTCAATCTTTAAAACATGGAGTTGTTATTCTAGTAAAAATAATCACTGTGGTATTTGTGAATCTTGTAATAATAGAAAAACAGCATTTCAAAAAGCGGGAATTATAGATAAAACAAAATATCTAAAATAG
- the folE gene encoding GTP cyclohydrolase I FolE has protein sequence MDKERVKKLVRELIIEIGEDPTREGLKDTPERIANMYEEIFDGYESDSELSVQFSEDSDVVVARNIQFYSMCEHHMLPFFGKIHIAYSPNGRVFGISKLVRLVEKYSKRLQIQERLTKNIADELFAQGVKGVVVLADAEHFCMKMRGVRNDATLTSSAYRGIYENKEEKESIMAMIRRRTPETSL, from the coding sequence ATGGATAAAGAACGCGTAAAAAAACTTGTTCGGGAATTAATTATTGAAATTGGGGAGGATCCTACTCGTGAAGGTCTTAAGGATACTCCAGAAAGAATTGCAAATATGTATGAAGAAATTTTTGATGGATACGAATCTGATTCTGAATTATCAGTCCAATTCTCTGAAGATTCTGATGTAGTCGTTGCACGAAATATTCAGTTTTATTCAATGTGTGAGCACCATATGTTACCATTTTTTGGAAAGATTCACATTGCCTATTCTCCTAATGGTAGAGTTTTTGGAATCTCAAAACTGGTACGTTTAGTTGAAAAATACTCAAAAAGATTACAAATTCAAGAACGATTAACCAAGAATATAGCTGATGAGCTATTTGCTCAAGGTGTAAAAGGAGTAGTAGTTTTAGCTGATGCAGAGCACTTTTGTATGAAAATGCGTGGTGTTAGAAATGATGCAACTCTAACATCATCTGCATATAGAGGAATTTATGAAAATAAGGAAGAAAAAGAGAGTATCATGGCTATGATTAGACGACGTACTCCTGAGACATCACTATAG
- a CDS encoding winged helix-turn-helix domain-containing protein, which produces MSKQQYRSEMGIMGDILDVTADGGRSGVIVSAISRKANLSHYAVLDKCEKLVEAGLVESVKNDRNRVFLITEKGLQFFQEFKRFQGLVESMNLRY; this is translated from the coding sequence ATGTCAAAACAACAATACAGGTCCGAAATGGGCATAATGGGTGATATCCTTGACGTTACTGCCGATGGTGGTCGTTCTGGAGTCATTGTATCTGCAATATCTCGCAAAGCCAACCTATCTCACTACGCAGTACTAGACAAATGTGAGAAACTGGTAGAAGCAGGCTTAGTCGAGTCAGTCAAAAACGACAGGAATAGAGTCTTCTTAATTACCGAAAAGGGACTTCAATTTTTCCAGGAATTCAAGAGATTCCAAGGACTTGTCGAAAGTATGAATTTGAGGTACTAG
- the cysC gene encoding adenylyl-sulfate kinase produces MKPFVLWMTGLPCSGKTTIVKELQKDIPNLAMLDGDELREWFSPKDFSKAGRDEHNKKVAHLAKLLLKHGVPSAVSLVSPYKENRDNAREIINSGDQFAECYVKCSLEKCEQRDVKGMYAKARKGEIKGFTGIDDPYDAPQNPDLLIDTEHEQLTDSTNKIKDFLKKRNLI; encoded by the coding sequence ATGAAGCCTTTTGTTTTATGGATGACTGGTTTACCATGTTCTGGAAAGACTACTATTGTAAAAGAACTCCAAAAAGACATCCCAAATCTAGCTATGCTTGATGGAGATGAACTAAGAGAGTGGTTTTCCCCTAAAGATTTTTCCAAGGCAGGCAGAGATGAACACAACAAAAAAGTTGCACATCTAGCAAAATTATTGTTAAAACATGGGGTTCCCTCTGCAGTTTCTTTAGTTTCTCCATACAAAGAAAATAGAGATAATGCACGAGAGATTATTAATTCAGGTGATCAATTTGCTGAATGTTACGTTAAATGTTCCCTTGAAAAATGTGAACAAAGAGATGTCAAAGGAATGTATGCTAAAGCAAGAAAAGGAGAAATTAAGGGATTTACAGGAATTGATGATCCCTATGATGCTCCACAAAATCCGGATTTGCTAATAGATACAGAACATGAACAATTGACTGATAGTACTAACAAAATAAAGGATTTTCTAAAGAAGAGAAATCTAATTTAG
- a CDS encoding homoserine kinase, with the protein MAATVTVRAPSSTANLGPGFDVFGLAVDAFFDEITLTKKNSGVTIVTKDNIPTNPDNNTAGLVIKNMLKKFKIKDGVEIKIKKGVPAGFGMGSSAASAAAAVIAFNQMFELKLDDNALVEFAGFGEKASAGSVHYDNVAASVLGGFVIVRTNPLDVIKIEPPMNLRMCIAVPTLEVPKKKTKVSRGVIPKKVRLGDSIANLSNAAVIVAGFMKKDSDLIGKSIKDVIVEPARQHMIPGFSKVKENALKAGALGVTISGAGPSVIAFSKSNADLKKIALAMSKGFASANTKCQTVICKPSKGAIAIKK; encoded by the coding sequence TTGGCAGCAACGGTAACTGTAAGAGCACCATCATCTACAGCAAATTTAGGACCAGGTTTTGATGTATTTGGATTAGCTGTTGATGCTTTTTTTGACGAAATCACATTAACAAAAAAAAATAGTGGCGTTACCATAGTTACCAAAGACAACATTCCAACAAATCCTGATAATAACACTGCAGGGTTAGTAATTAAAAATATGTTAAAAAAATTTAAAATTAAAGACGGTGTAGAAATTAAAATCAAAAAAGGAGTACCAGCTGGATTTGGGATGGGAAGTAGCGCAGCTTCAGCAGCAGCAGCAGTAATTGCATTTAATCAAATGTTTGAATTAAAATTAGATGATAATGCACTTGTAGAATTTGCGGGGTTTGGAGAAAAAGCTAGTGCAGGTTCTGTTCATTATGATAATGTTGCAGCATCTGTATTGGGAGGATTTGTAATAGTCAGGACAAATCCTCTAGACGTAATAAAGATTGAACCTCCAATGAATCTAAGAATGTGTATTGCAGTTCCAACATTAGAAGTTCCAAAAAAGAAAACAAAAGTATCACGAGGTGTAATACCTAAGAAAGTTAGATTAGGTGACAGTATTGCAAATTTGTCAAATGCTGCAGTAATTGTTGCAGGATTTATGAAAAAAGATTCTGATCTGATAGGTAAATCCATTAAAGATGTAATTGTAGAGCCTGCAAGACAACATATGATTCCAGGATTTAGCAAGGTAAAAGAAAATGCACTCAAAGCAGGAGCACTTGGTGTAACAATAAGTGGAGCAGGCCCTTCAGTGATTGCATTTTCAAAAAGTAATGCCGATTTAAAAAAAATTGCTCTAGCTATGTCAAAAGGATTTGCATCTGCAAATACAAAATGTCAAACTGTAATTTGTAAACCAAGTAAGGGTGCAATAGCAATAAAAAAATAA